The following DNA comes from Chloroflexota bacterium.
AGTAGCAGAAGTCTCATCGTCGCCCGCAGTAAAACGCAGCTCCGCCCCACGTGCCGCAATCTCCGTTACACGAGTCCTACCCATTTCAACTACCATAACCTACCTCTTTCTTATCCTCTCTATTCTATGCTTCTATGCTGCCCTTCCGGTTAGAAAAGATCGTCCGCAGAGTTCTTAGGCTCATATCCCAGAACGGCGCGCGGATGCTCCAAGTCGCGGTATGTCCACTTGTTGTTGGATGTCGCGAGGAACACGTCGTATCGCAGGCTATCCGGCGCGTCCACGCACAAGTGCAGGATCTGCGCCACATCGTCGTGACTCAGGTAGATTGAGCGGTCGCGCACTGCGCCAAGCTTGTTGTCCTTCGTTACGCGTCCGATGCGCACGCACAGCACGGACAGGTCGAAGTAGTCGGAATAGTAACGCCCCAGCGCCTCGCCGAATACCTTAGCCGCGCCGTAAATGCCTTCCGGTCGGATCATCTCGTGTGTAATAGGCGCGAAGTCGACAGGCACATTATCGTAGTCGCCGTCCGCGATAGACTTGTACGGCTCGACGAGTTCGTAGCCGCGAATCGTGTTGCCGCTGCTGGCGAACACCACGCGCTTGACACCTGCGAGCCGCGCAGCCTCGAATACATTGTAGGTGCCGATGATGTTGCCGCGCAGCTGCCCCTCAAAGTCGTCGCTGCCGAGATACGCCGCCAAATGTACGACGACATCCTTGCCCTCACACGCAGCCTTGACCGCATCGAAGTCGGATATGTCCGCTTGATAGCATTCGACGCCTTCGACTGCACTGCGATTCAGCGCGCTGAGTTCGTAGCCGCCGGCCGCTTCTAGCCGCTCACGCAGCAGCCCGCCTATGAGTCCGCTCATTCCGGTAATCAATACCTTTGTCATGTTCTCTCCTAGCCTATGTCTTCAGAGTTGCAAGTGGGATCGACGTTCTTCACCCCTATCGTACCCATTCCTGGGGGAGGGACAATACTGGCAGCATTCGTGCCATGTCTGTCTCGTCAGTTGCATTATAATGTACCATCAAATCACGGCGTGAGCAGAGCCACATCGCGGGCAAACTCATCATGCGCAATCTCAGAAGGGACACAACACCGGAGGCAGGATTATGGCAGGCGCGCTGGAAGGCATTCGGATTCTGGAGTTCACGGAAATTATCGCCGGTCCGTATGGCGGCATGCTGCTCGCCGACATGGGCGCGGATGTTATAAAGATTGAACCGCCTTGGGGCGATCCTTGGCGGCATGCCCTTCCAATTGAGCCGGGCGAGAGTAAGACATTCATGAGCCTCAACCGCGGCAAGCGCAGCCTTACACTCGACCTCACAAAGCAAGAAGGGCGCGATGTCGTGCACCGCCTAGTCGTTGATGCCGACGTGGTGATAATCAACTACCGGCCGGATGTATCTTACAACCTGAGCATCGACTACGAGACGCTTTCCGCCATAAATCCGCGTCTGGTTTACTGCGACAATACGGCTTTCGGGCGCAAAGGTCCGCACAGCCAGCGTCCCGGCTACGACATCATCGCGCAGGCGCTGACCGGAATCATGGCGTCCGAAGACAAGATTGACGATGGCGTGCCGCAACAGGTCAATTCCACGCCCGTCGCCGATTTTTCCACAGCGCTTGCCATCGCTTGGGCAGTCTGCGCCGGGCTGTTCCACCGCGAACGCAGCGGCAAGGGGCAAAAGATAGAGACGACGCTGCTCGGCTCCGCGCTAGCTGTGCAGCCCTGGCGCTTTATGGAAGTGGAACGCACCGACACGGAAAGTCGCGCCGAATTCTTCGAGACGCTGAAGATAATGAAGGACGCCGGCGTGCCATACGAAGACACGCATGGTTTCTACCGGCAGCACTTCGACGCGGCGCGCGGGCGGACCAAGCACGCCTACTATCGCACATATCAGGCTGCGGACGGCGTGCTTGCGGTCGGCTGCCTAAGCGACCCGCTGCGCAAGCGAATGGCGGATGTGCTAGGTCTGCGCGACATTCGTTTCGAGCCGGACTATGACATGTACAGCGATGAGACGCGCGAATTCAACATCAGACTGAACGCGCAGGCGGAGGAGAAATTCCGGCAGCGCACGGTCGCCGAGTGGCTGCGAATACTCGACGAGGCTCGTGTTCCTGCCGGCCCGGTGCGCTTCGTCGAAGAACTTGTCGATGACGAGCAAGTTGTGTCGAACGGTCTCGTGGTGGAACTGGAACACTCTGTCGTTGGCAAGGTGAAGATGGTCGGCCCAATGCTGAAGATGAGCGAGACGCCATTGCAACCGACACAGCCGTCCCCTGCGCTCGGGCAGCACACGAAAGATGTGCTGCTGCAACACGGCTACACCGCCGCGCAGTTAGAACAGCTGCGCGAGCTAGGCGTAACTCTCTAACGCAGTAGCTACTGTCGATTTAAGCCCCTTTACTAACCCTCTCACATCACATAGGACGATTTAGTAGGTTTTGAACAGGCGCAACACCCAATTTTAGTTGAAAGGCAAGCCGTCAGCGATTTATAATTCAGGAGTATCCGTAGCTGGCGGGGTTCGCTGGCAGGACAAAGCGAGAAAGCAGGGAGGAAATCTTAGAGATGACCTATATTATTGCCGAGCCGTGTGTTGACCTGAAGGACAGCGCGTGCGTGGATGTTTGCCCAGTGGACTGCATCTACACCGAAGACGAGGACAACCAGTATTTCATCCACCCGGACGAGTGCATCGACTGCGCCGCCTGCGAGCCTGTATGCCCTGTAGTCGCAATCTTCGCCGAGGACGACGTCCCCGAAGAGTGGCGCAACTACATCGACCTCAACTACGAATACTTCGGACTGACGCGATAAGTGAAAGTCTGAATTCCACTCACTCCTCGCAGTGAGGCCGGTCGGCAATCAATCGATCCCGCCTCACTTCGGCAAGGGCAGAAATTGGGGCAGTTTTGCTATCGCGCAAGAACGCGTATCGCCGCTTTGGGAGTTCAGGCGTGTATGCGTGAAGCGACTTGATAGCATCGACTCAAAACCCTCCACATTTCGCAGCGATATGTGGGTGGGCTTTGGTATTCGGATGACGATATTGCCCAGCGGCTTTGCCCCGATTCGCACTAGCCTGCATTATCGGAAGCCGCTCAGCAATCTACAGGCAGCGCCAGGAGGTCCAGCATAACAATGGTTACTATCGAATCCACGCCGGAAATGGCGGCGAAGGTATATGAGACTATCGAGCGCAATCTCGAAGTCGTTCGACGACGACTGAATAGGCCACTCACGCTCGCCGATAAGGTTCTGCTGGGACATCTCGACGACCCCGAAAGCCAGGAGATGATTCCGGGCGAATCTTACCTGAATGTGCGCCCGGACCGCGTGATACTGCAAGATGTGCTGGGTCAGACCGGCATGCTCCAGTTCATGCAGACTCAGCGCGAATCGGTTGCCGTTCCGACGACGATACACTGCGACCATCTGATACAGGCGCGCGTCGAGGGCGCTTCGGACTTGAGTGAGTCTCTCGCGGAGAACAGTGAAGTCTATAACTTCCTGCGCTCGGCGGCGGCGAAGTACGGCGCGGGGTTCTGGGGTCCCGGCGGGGGCATTATCCACCAAGTCGCGCTGGAAAACTACGCCTTTCCCGGCGAGCTCATGATTGGCACGGATTCGCATACCCCAAACGGCGGCGGGCTTGGGTCTTGCTCGGTCGGAGTGGGAGGCGCCGACGCCGTTGAGGTGATGGCAGGCCTGCCCTGGGAAGTATTGTATCCTCGCCACATCGCAGTGTACCTTACCGGCGAAATGAGCGGATGGACGGCGCCAAAGGACATCATCCTGTATGTCGCGGGCGAACTCACCGTATCCGGCGGCACTAACGCCATCGTCGAGTACATCGGGCCGGGCGCGCGCACCATCAGCGCGACAGGCAAGGCGACTATAACCAATATGGGCGCAGAAATCGGCGCGACGACTTCCATGTTCCCCTACGACGACCACATGGGCGCGTACCTCAAGGCGACGAATCGCGGCGGCATCGTACCGCACGCGGAGGCGAACAAGCACCTGCTTGAGCCGGACGCCGAAGTGGAGGCGAATCCGGAAGAGCACTACGACCGAGTGGTGCGTCTCGACCTGTCCACGCTAGAACCGCACATGGTCGGACCGCACTCGCCTGACCGCGCACGCCCGATTTCGCGGCTCGCCGCGGAAGTGGCGGACGGCAGTAACGAATTCGTTGACGCTATATCAGCCGCGCTAATCGGCAGTTGCACGAACTCGTCCTACGAAGACATGAGCCGCGCAGCCGATGTCGCCGAGCAGGCGAAGGCAGCAGGCATAGCGACCGCAGTGCCTTTCATGGTAACGCCCGGCTCCGAGCAGGTGCGCGCAACAATCGAGCGCGACGGGCAGATGTCCTCGCTGCTCGATATTGACGCCACGGTGCTCGCCAATGCGTGCGGCC
Coding sequences within:
- a CDS encoding aconitate hydratase produces the protein MVTIESTPEMAAKVYETIERNLEVVRRRLNRPLTLADKVLLGHLDDPESQEMIPGESYLNVRPDRVILQDVLGQTGMLQFMQTQRESVAVPTTIHCDHLIQARVEGASDLSESLAENSEVYNFLRSAAAKYGAGFWGPGGGIIHQVALENYAFPGELMIGTDSHTPNGGGLGSCSVGVGGADAVEVMAGLPWEVLYPRHIAVYLTGEMSGWTAPKDIILYVAGELTVSGGTNAIVEYIGPGARTISATGKATITNMGAEIGATTSMFPYDDHMGAYLKATNRGGIVPHAEANKHLLEPDAEVEANPEEHYDRVVRLDLSTLEPHMVGPHSPDRARPISRLAAEVADGSNEFVDAISAALIGSCTNSSYEDMSRAADVAEQAKAAGIATAVPFMVTPGSEQVRATIERDGQMSSLLDIDATVLANACGPCIGQWRRANEANAEPNTIVTSYNRNFPRRNDGAPTTMNFIGSPEIVTAMAIAGSLSFNPLTDTLTDGEGNEFMFQPPATAPEVPSQDFASGASVYEPPPEDGSGIDLAVAPDSERIQLMQPWPAWDGNDFTDMPVLMKTQGKTTTDHISPAGPWLRYRGHLDKFSDNMFMGATNAYTGDAGTGKNVISDEEGRAISAIARNYQSQGVKWVVVGDDNYGEGSSREHAALSPRLLGGAAVIARSFARIHESNLKKQGLLALTFQDAADYDKIREDDRINLVGLAEMAPGKPVECIVSHADGTSETLRLNHTFGESQLEWFRLGSALNLFHR
- a CDS encoding ferredoxin family protein, which encodes MTYIIAEPCVDLKDSACVDVCPVDCIYTEDEDNQYFIHPDECIDCAACEPVCPVVAIFAEDDVPEEWRNYIDLNYEYFGLTR
- a CDS encoding NAD(P)-dependent oxidoreductase: MTKVLITGMSGLIGGLLRERLEAAGGYELSALNRSAVEGVECYQADISDFDAVKAACEGKDVVVHLAAYLGSDDFEGQLRGNIIGTYNVFEAARLAGVKRVVFASSGNTIRGYELVEPYKSIADGDYDNVPVDFAPITHEMIRPEGIYGAAKVFGEALGRYYSDYFDLSVLCVRIGRVTKDNKLGAVRDRSIYLSHDDVAQILHLCVDAPDSLRYDVFLATSNNKWTYRDLEHPRAVLGYEPKNSADDLF
- a CDS encoding CoA transferase, translated to MAGALEGIRILEFTEIIAGPYGGMLLADMGADVIKIEPPWGDPWRHALPIEPGESKTFMSLNRGKRSLTLDLTKQEGRDVVHRLVVDADVVIINYRPDVSYNLSIDYETLSAINPRLVYCDNTAFGRKGPHSQRPGYDIIAQALTGIMASEDKIDDGVPQQVNSTPVADFSTALAIAWAVCAGLFHRERSGKGQKIETTLLGSALAVQPWRFMEVERTDTESRAEFFETLKIMKDAGVPYEDTHGFYRQHFDAARGRTKHAYYRTYQAADGVLAVGCLSDPLRKRMADVLGLRDIRFEPDYDMYSDETREFNIRLNAQAEEKFRQRTVAEWLRILDEARVPAGPVRFVEELVDDEQVVSNGLVVELEHSVVGKVKMVGPMLKMSETPLQPTQPSPALGQHTKDVLLQHGYTAAQLEQLRELGVTL